In a single window of the Euwallacea fornicatus isolate EFF26 chromosome 5, ASM4011564v1, whole genome shotgun sequence genome:
- the Tpc1 gene encoding mitochondrial thiamine pyrophosphate carrier isoform X3, with product MVGWGSTHQKLNQTDFMLAGGASGFITRALCQPLDVLKIRFQLQIEPISYQVHKAKYRSIIQASNLIFKEEGVKAFWKGHIPAQWLSISYGMAQFWSYEVLVRKANAYEYSASWTPFVNFTCGSIADGADDFIANSCDIHFLLAFCGLHRLLYVYF from the exons ATGGTAGGATGGGGCTCCACTCATCAAAAACTCAACCAAACTGATTTCATGCTGGCAGGTGGGGCCTCGGGCTTCATAACCCGAGCCCTATGTCAACCTCtggatgttttaaaaattaggttTCAATTGCAAATTGAACCTATATCTTACCAGGTTCATAAAGCAAAATATAG GTCAATCATTCAGGCcagcaatttaatatttaaagaagaGGGTGTAAAAGCCTTTTGGAAGGGTCATATTCCTGCTCAATGGCTCTCAATTAGCTATGGAATGGCTCAATTTTGGAGCTATGAGGTGTTGGTTAGAAAAGCTAATGCTTATGAGTATTCTGCAAGTTGGACCCCATTTGTGAATTTTACTTGTGGGTCTATTGCAG ATGGCGCTGATGATTTCATTGCAAATTCCTGTGACATTCATTTCCTATTGGCGTTCTGTGGGCTGCATAGATTACTctacgtttatttttaa
- the Tpc1 gene encoding mitochondrial thiamine pyrophosphate carrier isoform X1: MVGWGSTHQKLNQTDFMLAGGASGFITRALCQPLDVLKIRFQLQIEPISYQVHKAKYRSIIQASNLIFKEEGVKAFWKGHIPAQWLSISYGMAQFWSYEVLVRKANAYEYSASWTPFVNFTCGSIAGSFATLISFPFDVVRTRFVAQSEHQKVYPNMLFAIKNICENEGPVVLFRGLWPTILQIGPHAGAQFMCYRLFDNLYKRLLKIENSSLSSSLFAGSLAGLCAKTFIYPFDLVKKRLQIQGFQHARAHFGEHFTCHGLIDCLRKVYHLEGPKGFFKGLSPSLIKAVCATALHFSSYEMACNFLIYLKGL, from the exons ATGGTAGGATGGGGCTCCACTCATCAAAAACTCAACCAAACTGATTTCATGCTGGCAGGTGGGGCCTCGGGCTTCATAACCCGAGCCCTATGTCAACCTCtggatgttttaaaaattaggttTCAATTGCAAATTGAACCTATATCTTACCAGGTTCATAAAGCAAAATATAG GTCAATCATTCAGGCcagcaatttaatatttaaagaagaGGGTGTAAAAGCCTTTTGGAAGGGTCATATTCCTGCTCAATGGCTCTCAATTAGCTATGGAATGGCTCAATTTTGGAGCTATGAGGTGTTGGTTAGAAAAGCTAATGCTTATGAGTATTCTGCAAGTTGGACCCCATTTGTGAATTTTACTTGTGGGTCTATTGCAGGTAG TTTTGCCACACTAATTTCATTTCCTTTTGATGTGGTTAGAACTAGGTTTGTGGCTCAGAGTGAACACCAAAAAGTCTATCCCAATATgctttttgcaattaaaaatatttgcgaaaATGAAGGCCCTGTTGTCTTGTTCCGAGGCTTATGGCCTACAATTCTACAAATAGGCCCTCATGCTGGGGCCCAGTTCATGTGTTATCGTCTGTTTGATAATTTATATAAGCGCCTATTAAAGATTGAGAACTCAAGTTTATCAAGCAGTTTGTTTGCAGGTAGCTTAGCAGGGCTCTGTGCCAAAACGTTTATCTATCCCTTCGATTTAGTGAAAAAGCGCCTGCAAATTCAAGGTTTTCAACATGCCAGAGCGCATTTTGGAGAGCATTTCACCTGCCATGGGCTGATTGACTGCCTTAGAAAAGTGTATCATTTAGAAGGCCCTAAGGGCTTCTTTAAAGGCTTGTCTCCAAGCTTAATTAAGGCAGTGTGTGCTACAGCGTTGCATTTTAGTAGCTATGAGATGGCTtgcaatttcttaatttatctCAAGGGGCTATGA
- the LOC136339474 gene encoding maternal B9.15 protein-like, producing the protein MKEEVFAAVKFFACFLEKSEKVPREQLSNFEKHLTDLLIERFEKHWFPDLPSKGQGYRCIRVNCLSPVDFTLEMAAVKCGLRYKDLRLPTELTVWVDPSEVCYRLGESEGSYCTLASFPQSDASSTTSSSSNPPSTSSSPRALSPASTPRSPLQSPIPTHGVPIPERQSMKGRRQGHAPRTNSMARSPPSGAYQGNGFDYGSPVGKFRTNQGGFVGNGGGRSNRQSQREMNFNTFSHPHHRPMYPRCDGPPYPMAPHFYRNMTNRNYHKNVLRV; encoded by the exons ATGAAGGAAGAAGTATTTGCGGCGGTCAAGTTCTTTGCCTGCTTCCTGGAGAAGAGTGAAAAGGTGCCGCGGGAGCAGTTGAGTAACTTTGAGAAACACCTCACGGATCTTCTCATTGAAAG GTTTGAGAAGCATTGGTTCCCAGACTTGCCCAGCAAGGGCCAGGGTTACCGCTGCATTCGTGTGAACTGCCTCAGTCCTGTGGACTTCACCCTGGAAATGGCGGCCGTCAAGTGCGGGCTCCGCTACAAGGACCTGAGACTTCCCACTGAGCTGACCGTATGGGTGGACCCTAGCGAAGTGTGCTATAG ACTTGGCGAATCTGAAGGTTCGTACTGTACCCTAGCATCTTTTCCCCAATCGGATGCGTCGTCTACGACTTCCTCCTCATCGAACCCGCCCTCCACGTCGTCATCGCCGCGGGCCCTCAGCCCCGCCTCAACGCCGCGTAGTCCTTTGCAGTCGCCGATCCCGACCCACGGGGTGCCCATCCCCGAACGCCAGTCGATGAAAGGCCGGCGACAAGGCCACGCCCCGCGCACCAATTCGATGGCGCGGTCCCCGCCGTCGGGGGCCTACCAAGGGAACGGTTTCGACTACGGTTCGCCGGTGGGGAAGTTCCGAACCAACCAAGGCGGCTTTGTCGGCAATGGGGGTGGTAGATCGAATAGGCAATCGCAACGAGAG ATGAACTTCAACACATTCAGCCATCCCCACCATAGGCCTATGTACCCCCGCTGCGACGGACCGCCCTATCCCATGGCGCCCCACTTCTACAGGAACATGACCAACAGGAATTACCACAAGAACGTCCTCAGGGTGTAG
- the Tpc1 gene encoding mitochondrial thiamine pyrophosphate carrier isoform X2, whose protein sequence is MNLLVNVRVRPQLTLSVPKNTHKTIDSPQEGRRAQRSIIQASNLIFKEEGVKAFWKGHIPAQWLSISYGMAQFWSYEVLVRKANAYEYSASWTPFVNFTCGSIAGSFATLISFPFDVVRTRFVAQSEHQKVYPNMLFAIKNICENEGPVVLFRGLWPTILQIGPHAGAQFMCYRLFDNLYKRLLKIENSSLSSSLFAGSLAGLCAKTFIYPFDLVKKRLQIQGFQHARAHFGEHFTCHGLIDCLRKVYHLEGPKGFFKGLSPSLIKAVCATALHFSSYEMACNFLIYLKGL, encoded by the exons ATGAATCTCCTTGTTAATGTAAGAGTTAGGCCACAGTTAACCTTGAGTGTGCCTAAAAATACCCACAAAACTATTGATTCTCCCCAGGAAGGCAGGAGGGCCCAAAG GTCAATCATTCAGGCcagcaatttaatatttaaagaagaGGGTGTAAAAGCCTTTTGGAAGGGTCATATTCCTGCTCAATGGCTCTCAATTAGCTATGGAATGGCTCAATTTTGGAGCTATGAGGTGTTGGTTAGAAAAGCTAATGCTTATGAGTATTCTGCAAGTTGGACCCCATTTGTGAATTTTACTTGTGGGTCTATTGCAGGTAG TTTTGCCACACTAATTTCATTTCCTTTTGATGTGGTTAGAACTAGGTTTGTGGCTCAGAGTGAACACCAAAAAGTCTATCCCAATATgctttttgcaattaaaaatatttgcgaaaATGAAGGCCCTGTTGTCTTGTTCCGAGGCTTATGGCCTACAATTCTACAAATAGGCCCTCATGCTGGGGCCCAGTTCATGTGTTATCGTCTGTTTGATAATTTATATAAGCGCCTATTAAAGATTGAGAACTCAAGTTTATCAAGCAGTTTGTTTGCAGGTAGCTTAGCAGGGCTCTGTGCCAAAACGTTTATCTATCCCTTCGATTTAGTGAAAAAGCGCCTGCAAATTCAAGGTTTTCAACATGCCAGAGCGCATTTTGGAGAGCATTTCACCTGCCATGGGCTGATTGACTGCCTTAGAAAAGTGTATCATTTAGAAGGCCCTAAGGGCTTCTTTAAAGGCTTGTCTCCAAGCTTAATTAAGGCAGTGTGTGCTACAGCGTTGCATTTTAGTAGCTATGAGATGGCTtgcaatttcttaatttatctCAAGGGGCTATGA
- the Asciz gene encoding PR domain zinc finger protein 1, whose product MASAPLKLYLTAQECEIRNNLTCPIQSCSQRFTSESNLNFHLSKTHNSGNLKEGPVEKWYFCPHVNCTWGGPKHFTKLKLLRQHYMKVHMKKLHECASCKKSFSTLVQLSRHLTYCNVDFTCLSCNASYPCYDTLKTHCRRKNHKLLSKEEYKPINNRLLLLPTRDSVGPPKMVSQETQTDPIPLQKQDNSEDDNNYKSMKTQTDAVECRETSCNTSFNFEDFEFTFKEHIEKNTLGTQTHQHIFSPNLDTLSNLDSNFFTDTKTQTDLMFDNEMFASDYYSDMYTQTCDEILNDFTNIQTQTVFHDTLRSVESQTLMSSVDRFCPSIFKDIVHTETQTDAEFRQMLEIINS is encoded by the coding sequence ATGGCTTCTGCACCCCTAAAACTCTATCTCACAGCTCAAGAATGCGAAATTCGGAACAACCTCACTTGCCCGATTCAAAGCTGCTCCCAGCGTTTCACCTCGGAATCCAACTTGAACTTTCATCTATccaaaacgcataattctggAAACCTTAAAGAAGGACCCGTCGAAAAGTGGTACTTTTGCCCCCATGTCAATTGCACCTGGGGTGGCCCTAAGCATTTCACAAAGTTGAAGCTGCTGCGCCAGCATTACATGAAGGTGCATATGAAGAAGTTACATGAGTGCGCCTCCTGCAAGAAGTCCTTCTCTACTTTGGTGCAACTATCAAGGCATCTGACATATTGCAATGTTGATTTTACGTGTCTCAGCTGCAACGCCTCGTATCCGTGCTATGACACTTTGAAGACGCACTGCAGAAGGAAAAATCATAAACTCTTGAGTAAGGAGGAGTACAAACCCATTAATAATAGACTCTTGTTGTTGCCAACAAGGGACAGTGTGGGGCCACCAAAGATGGTTTCCCAAGAAACCCAGACTGACCCCATTCCACTCCAGAAGCAAGACAACAGTGAAGATGACAACAACTATAAGTCAATGAAGACTCAAACTGATGCAGTAGAGTGCCGAGAGACTTCATGCAACACCTCTTTCAACTTTGAGGATTTTGAGTTTACCTTTAAGGAGCATATAGAAAAGAATACACTAGGAACACAAACACATCAACACATCTTTAGTCCAAATTTGGACACTCTGAGCAATCTTGACAGTAATTTTTTCACCGACACGAAAACCCAAACAGATCTAATGTTTGATAATGAAATGTTTGCCTCAGATTACTACTCAGATATGTACACACAGACTTGTGACGAAATCCTCAATGACTTTACCAACATTCAGACGCAGACTGTGTTTCATGATACTCTGAGATCAGTTGAGAGTCAGACCTTAATGTCCAGTGTAGATAGGTTCTGCCCGAGCATCTTCAAGGACATCGTGCACACTGAGACCCAAACTGATGCAGAGTTCAGACAGATGTTGGAAATCATCAACTCTTGA